The following proteins come from a genomic window of Ictidomys tridecemlineatus isolate mIctTri1 chromosome 9, mIctTri1.hap1, whole genome shotgun sequence:
- the Cytl1 gene encoding cytokine-like protein 1, whose translation MMPWTSLLLLLLAGLPAARPAPPTCYSRMLTLSREITSEFQGLQAAEPGEPCVRYLPGLHLDIHNYCVLAKLRDFVASPHCWKMAQVDALKDKVRKLYTIMNSFCRRDLVFLSDDCSALEHPIPVTTGPPEGQS comes from the exons ATGATGCCCTGGACGtccctgctcctgctgctgctggccgGGCTCCCTGCTGCACGGCCCGCTCCCCCGACCTGCTACTCCAGGATGCTGACCCTGAGCAGGGAGATCACCAGTGAGTTCCAGGGGCTGCAGGCCGCAGAGCCAGGG GAGCCCTGTGTGAGGTACCTGCCCGGGCTGCACCTGGATATCCAC AATTACTGTGTGCTGGCCAAGCTGCGGGACTTCGTGGCCTCACCCCACTGTTGGAAAATGGCCCAGGTGGACGCCCTGAAGGACAAAGTGCGGAAGCTGTACACCATCATGAACTCGTTCTGCAGGAGG GACCTGGTTTTCCTCTCTGATGACTGCAGCGCCTTGGAGCACCCAATCCCGGTGACCACGGGCCCTCCTGAGGGCCAGAGCTAA